Proteins encoded in a region of the Labeo rohita strain BAU-BD-2019 chromosome 22, IGBB_LRoh.1.0, whole genome shotgun sequence genome:
- the LOC127153859 gene encoding titin codes for MEGDSVTLHSSVTSNQQDRVTWFFKDYRVAQINGAQSKICADAQCKEWFQDRLNVNQTGSLTITNIRNTDSGRYQVRITSRNIADIFSVTVHGVSAAKSVKEGETVTLDAGVIKKPKDLMTWYFNDTCIAEMTEDQCKICTNDQCEERFRDRLKLDNETGSLTITNTTITDSGDYKLNNSSSRFSIIRSFTVTVTYVSDSGSSSVTAAVVVVVVVVVLLLLLIPAVVFYTCQAVMKREYYIQLI; via the exons atggagggagattcagtcacaCTACACAGTAGTGTTACATCAAACCAACAAGACAGAGTGACATGGTTTTTTAAAGACTATCGTGTAGCTCAAATTAACGGAGCTCAGAGTAAGATCTGTGCAGATGCTCAGTGTAAAGAGTGGTTCCAAGACAGGCTGAATGTgaatcagactggatctctgaccatcacaaacatcagaaACACAGACTCTGGACGATATCAAGTTAGGATCACCAGCCGCAACATTGCGGACATCTTCAGTGTTACAGTACATG GTGTTTCTGCTGCCAAGTCAGTGAAGGAGGGAGAAACTGTCACTTTAGATGCTGGTGTAATAAAAAAACCCAAAGATTTGATGACATGGTATTTTAATGACACTTGCATTGCTGAAATGACTGAAGATCAGTGTAAGATCTGTACAAATGATCAATGTGaagagagattcagagacagactgaagctggataatgagactggatctctgaccatcacaaacaccacaaTCACAGACTCTGGAGATTATAAActgaataacagcagcagcagatTCAGCATTATTAGGAGCTTCACTGTTACTGTCACCT ATGTTTCAGATTCAGGATCGTCTTCAGTTACTGCTgccgttgttgttgttgttgttgttgttgttcttcttcTGCTGCTCATCCCTGCTGTGGTTTTCTATACGTGCCAAGCAGTAATGAAACGTGAGTATTATATACAGCTAATTTAA